The proteins below are encoded in one region of Aquisphaera giovannonii:
- a CDS encoding AAA family ATPase, translated as MNQPQTIESDTDETINHDLLSLSNRLVENVGLVVLGKADVVRLAVVAFIAEGHILMEDVPGVGKTLLARALAASVDCTFKRIQFTPDLLPSDVIGSSIFHNPSGEFVFKPGPLFSNVILADEINRTTPRTQSALLEAMSDRQVSVEGKTYPLDPPFIVLATQNPFEFEGTYVLPESQLDRFMIRLHMGYPIRSEERRLLASHRDGAPVESLSPVLSIDDILRLQRGVRQVRVDDAIADYLLDIVHLTRRSEDLHVGVSTRGALTLYRAAQGLALVSGRDYVIPDDIKDLAVPVLAHRVLGKSFLQAGQFGAAEAIIRDTVDRVRVPG; from the coding sequence ATGAATCAACCCCAGACGATTGAATCGGACACGGATGAGACCATCAACCACGACTTGCTGAGCCTGTCCAACCGCCTGGTGGAGAATGTCGGCCTGGTCGTGCTCGGCAAGGCCGACGTGGTCCGGCTCGCCGTCGTCGCGTTCATCGCGGAGGGGCACATCCTCATGGAGGACGTGCCGGGCGTGGGCAAGACCCTGCTGGCCAGGGCCCTGGCCGCGAGCGTGGACTGCACGTTCAAAAGGATCCAGTTCACCCCGGATCTGCTGCCGTCCGACGTCATCGGCTCGAGCATCTTCCACAATCCCAGCGGCGAGTTCGTGTTCAAGCCCGGGCCGCTGTTCTCCAACGTCATCCTCGCGGACGAGATCAACCGCACGACCCCGAGGACGCAGAGCGCTTTGCTGGAGGCGATGAGCGACCGTCAGGTGTCCGTCGAGGGCAAGACGTATCCCCTGGACCCGCCGTTCATCGTGCTGGCGACGCAGAACCCGTTCGAGTTCGAGGGGACCTACGTCCTGCCGGAGAGCCAGCTCGACCGGTTCATGATCCGCCTCCACATGGGCTACCCCATCCGCTCCGAGGAGCGGCGGCTGCTGGCCAGCCATCGCGACGGGGCGCCCGTGGAGTCGCTCTCCCCGGTGCTGAGCATCGACGACATCCTGCGACTCCAGCGCGGGGTGCGCCAGGTCCGCGTCGACGACGCGATCGCCGACTACCTCCTGGACATCGTGCACCTGACGCGACGCAGCGAGGACCTGCACGTCGGCGTGAGCACCCGCGGCGCCCTCACGCTGTACCGCGCGGCCCAGGGCCTGGCGCTGGTCTCGGGGCGGGATTACGTCATCCCGGACGACATCAAGGACCTGGCGGTCCCCGTCCTGGCGCACCGGGTCCTCGGCAAGTCCTTCCTCCAGGCCGGGCAATTCGGGGCCGCCGAGGCGATCATCAGGGACACCGTGGACCGCGTCCGGGTCCCGGGCTGA
- a CDS encoding type I phosphomannose isomerase catalytic subunit, producing MGRTALYPLHFTPILRRLLWGGRRLGTVLGKPIGDGSDYAESWELADYKDAVSLVDEGPLAGTSLRDLIRDRPAELLGEGLRGLSQFPLLVKFIDAREDLSLQVHPDDERGKRLANDNGKTETWVILAAEPGANIYAGLKPGVDREGLAAAMEARNVAPLLHHFPARPGDCILIEAGTVHAIGAGVLLAEIQQMSDATFRLDDWGRVGPDGKPRELHISQSLESTDFGRGPVHPVTPDSSTSAAGNTRERLSRTSYFALERWRLKAPEFLGDTSRFTILMGLSGAATVSGGGQSARLELGRTLLLPAAAGPCEVIPEGEASVLSCSVP from the coding sequence ATGGGCCGGACCGCCCTCTACCCGCTGCACTTCACGCCGATCCTCCGCCGCCTCCTCTGGGGCGGGCGTCGCCTGGGGACGGTGCTCGGGAAGCCCATCGGGGATGGGTCGGATTATGCCGAGAGCTGGGAACTTGCCGACTACAAGGATGCGGTGAGCCTCGTGGACGAGGGCCCGCTGGCCGGAACCTCGCTCCGCGACCTCATCCGGGACAGGCCGGCCGAATTGCTCGGGGAAGGCCTCCGCGGGCTCTCGCAATTCCCGCTGCTGGTCAAGTTCATCGACGCCCGCGAGGACCTGTCACTCCAGGTCCATCCCGACGACGAGAGGGGCAAGCGGCTGGCGAACGACAACGGCAAGACCGAGACCTGGGTGATCCTGGCGGCCGAGCCGGGCGCGAACATCTATGCCGGGCTGAAGCCCGGCGTGGACCGCGAGGGGCTCGCCGCGGCGATGGAGGCCCGGAACGTCGCCCCGCTGCTCCATCACTTCCCGGCCCGGCCCGGCGACTGCATCCTGATCGAGGCCGGCACGGTGCACGCCATCGGGGCGGGGGTGCTGCTGGCCGAGATCCAGCAGATGTCCGACGCCACGTTCCGGCTGGACGACTGGGGGCGCGTCGGGCCCGACGGCAAGCCCAGGGAGCTGCACATCAGCCAGTCCCTGGAGTCGACCGACTTCGGACGGGGCCCGGTCCACCCCGTCACGCCGGACTCCTCCACGAGCGCGGCGGGGAATACGCGAGAGCGGCTCTCGCGGACCTCCTACTTCGCCCTGGAGCGGTGGCGCCTGAAAGCCCCGGAGTTTCTGGGCGATACCTCCCGGTTCACGATCCTGATGGGCCTCTCCGGCGCGGCGACCGTCTCCGGCGGGGGCCAATCCGCCCGCCTCGAGCTCGGGCGCACGCTGCTCCTGCCGGCCGCCGCGGGGCCCTGCGAGGTGATCCCGGAGGGCGAGGCCTCGGTCCTCTCGTGTTCCGTGCCCTGA
- a CDS encoding DUF3488 and transglutaminase-like domain-containing protein, whose product MIYRVSFYVMLTVATKILCGDAADSRIDGLLPFVVAGAGVLAFLSVDQAPRLGLPRELANLLAMGTLGILYLEYKSDESQLIRALGHWVACLQLIKYFLPKTSEDDWFLFLLGLTQVLIGSVANQGDTVGVWLFFWAMLAVWVLGLFFLQREAGRFEPTGEPAAGPGLSAAADPYRGLFDTAYLMTSVRVLTLTLLLGGLFFLLLPRQVGASRARNSGGMAKHLTGFDEEVKLGQLGEILENDSVVMTVELTDAEGKPTRPPGEPLWRGVTLTQYENGRWKRQNKATIQWIVSPSQAGNRSASPIHQSIKLEPNDSTTLFAMRPVLDWSAPTKLTPYMNPLDGTLVRNDTRGSYDYKVVSATDVDAPQRQEAPILEDRRETLLAVEAPLRDQLREIALPIVEGLPEAGREGLTARARALEEYLRDSGAFGYTLEMDVTDPKLDPVVDFLTNRHEGHCEYFASALTLLLRSVGIPARMVNGFKGGDWNEITQMMSVRQKHAHSWVEALVEQGKGTAAPGWITLDPTPGIERDQSVAQVGSIPSRLRSITDLVRYVWVFYILGYDSARQDRILYQPIATVVKAVREGYATIWAWMKQTFARLFDFKTWGSFISVKGFVVTFLLGTLLVLVGKLAGWLFGKALAWWRGPQDDAAGLTAGILFYRRLAQLLAEYELFRSPAETQGEFALRASRFLGGRGIEAQAMASVPSRVVGAFYRVRFGGHELGADTLAELEGELDLLEERMRNTDRGAEA is encoded by the coding sequence ATGATTTATCGGGTCAGCTTCTACGTCATGCTGACCGTCGCGACCAAGATCCTCTGCGGCGACGCCGCGGACTCCCGCATCGACGGGCTGCTCCCTTTCGTGGTGGCCGGGGCGGGCGTGCTCGCCTTCCTGTCGGTGGACCAGGCGCCTCGGCTGGGGCTGCCCCGCGAGCTGGCCAACCTCCTGGCGATGGGTACGCTCGGGATCCTCTATCTCGAATACAAGTCCGACGAGAGCCAGCTGATCCGCGCGCTCGGCCACTGGGTGGCCTGCCTCCAGCTCATCAAGTATTTCCTCCCTAAGACCTCCGAGGACGACTGGTTCCTGTTCCTCCTGGGCCTGACGCAGGTCCTCATCGGCTCGGTGGCCAATCAGGGCGACACGGTCGGGGTCTGGCTGTTCTTCTGGGCGATGCTGGCCGTCTGGGTGCTCGGCCTCTTCTTCCTCCAACGCGAGGCCGGCCGGTTCGAGCCGACCGGGGAGCCCGCGGCCGGGCCGGGCCTCTCGGCGGCGGCGGACCCCTACCGCGGCCTCTTCGACACGGCCTACCTGATGACGAGCGTCCGGGTGCTGACGCTGACCCTGCTCCTCGGCGGCCTCTTCTTCCTCCTGCTTCCCCGCCAGGTGGGGGCCTCGAGGGCGAGGAATTCCGGCGGCATGGCCAAGCACCTGACCGGCTTCGATGAGGAGGTCAAGCTCGGCCAGCTCGGGGAGATCCTCGAGAACGACAGCGTGGTCATGACCGTCGAGCTCACCGACGCCGAGGGCAAGCCCACGCGGCCGCCCGGCGAGCCTCTCTGGCGGGGCGTGACCCTGACTCAGTACGAGAATGGCCGCTGGAAGCGCCAGAACAAGGCGACGATCCAGTGGATCGTGAGCCCGTCGCAGGCCGGGAATCGATCGGCCTCGCCCATCCACCAGTCCATCAAGCTGGAGCCCAACGACTCGACCACGCTCTTCGCGATGCGCCCGGTCCTCGACTGGTCGGCGCCGACCAAGCTGACCCCCTACATGAATCCGCTGGACGGCACCCTGGTCCGCAACGACACGCGCGGGAGCTATGACTACAAGGTCGTCTCGGCGACGGACGTCGACGCCCCCCAGCGGCAGGAAGCCCCGATCCTCGAAGATCGCCGCGAGACGCTCCTCGCGGTGGAGGCACCGCTCCGCGACCAGCTCCGGGAGATCGCGCTGCCAATCGTCGAGGGCCTCCCCGAGGCGGGGCGGGAGGGGCTGACGGCCAGGGCTCGCGCGCTGGAGGAATATCTCCGCGACAGCGGCGCGTTCGGCTACACCCTGGAGATGGATGTCACCGACCCGAAGCTGGATCCCGTCGTGGACTTCCTGACCAATCGCCACGAGGGGCACTGCGAGTACTTCGCCAGCGCCCTGACCCTGCTCCTGCGGTCGGTGGGCATACCCGCCCGCATGGTCAACGGCTTCAAGGGGGGCGATTGGAACGAGATCACCCAGATGATGAGCGTGCGCCAGAAGCACGCCCATAGCTGGGTGGAGGCGCTCGTCGAGCAGGGCAAGGGGACGGCGGCCCCCGGCTGGATCACCCTCGACCCGACGCCGGGCATCGAGCGGGACCAGTCGGTGGCCCAGGTCGGCAGCATCCCCAGCCGGCTGCGGTCGATCACCGACCTGGTCCGCTACGTCTGGGTCTTCTACATCCTCGGATACGATTCGGCGAGGCAGGATCGCATCCTCTACCAGCCCATCGCGACGGTCGTGAAGGCGGTCCGCGAGGGGTACGCCACGATCTGGGCCTGGATGAAGCAGACCTTCGCTCGTCTCTTCGACTTCAAGACCTGGGGCTCGTTCATCAGCGTGAAGGGGTTCGTCGTCACGTTCCTCCTCGGGACGCTGCTGGTGCTCGTCGGCAAGCTCGCGGGCTGGCTGTTCGGCAAGGCCCTCGCTTGGTGGCGAGGGCCGCAGGACGACGCCGCGGGCCTCACGGCCGGCATCCTCTTCTATCGGCGGCTGGCCCAGCTCCTGGCCGAGTACGAGCTGTTCCGCAGCCCGGCCGAGACCCAGGGAGAGTTCGCCCTCCGCGCCTCCCGCTTCCTGGGAGGTCGCGGCATCGAGGCGCAGGCCATGGCCTCCGTGCCCTCGCGCGTGGTCGGGGCGTTCTATCGCGTCCGGTTCGGCGGGCACGAGCTGGGCGCGGACACGCTCGCGGAACTCGAGGGCGAGCTGGACCTCCTCGAGGAGCGGATGCGCAACACCGACCGCGGCGCCGAGGCGTGA
- a CDS encoding DUF933 domain-containing protein, whose product MRVGLVGFAGSGKSTLFHLLTGAVPDPGKVHSGQVGVAVLEDSRLDFLASLHNPKKITPATVEFLDTPGLMPGSHGDNPQRLALIREGDALLIVLNGFAGADPAAEYAAFREEMLFADMSVVTNRAERLEASVKKHRPDWEVQEKELATVRRILSALEEGRSVASLGLSAEEKKPLRSFGLLTDKPQVVVLNAPQGEGVPDALRALAPDALALDAKLELELVQLEPAEREVFMADLGVAELGRARIIRAAYDAVGIITFFTAGEPEVRGWNLERGGTAVDAAGKIHTDLAKGFVRAEVTAYDELVAAGSIKEAKNRKIQRLEGKDYIVKDGDVVYFRSAI is encoded by the coding sequence ATGCGAGTGGGACTGGTCGGTTTCGCGGGCAGCGGCAAGAGCACGCTCTTCCACCTCCTCACCGGGGCGGTGCCCGACCCGGGCAAGGTGCATTCGGGGCAGGTCGGCGTGGCGGTGCTGGAGGACTCTCGGCTGGACTTCCTCGCCTCGCTGCACAACCCCAAGAAGATCACGCCGGCCACGGTCGAATTCCTGGACACGCCCGGGCTCATGCCGGGCAGCCACGGCGACAATCCCCAGCGGCTGGCCCTCATCCGCGAGGGGGACGCCCTGCTGATCGTCCTGAACGGCTTCGCCGGGGCCGACCCCGCCGCCGAGTACGCCGCCTTCCGCGAGGAGATGCTCTTCGCGGACATGTCGGTCGTCACCAACCGGGCGGAGCGGCTGGAGGCGAGCGTCAAGAAGCACCGGCCCGACTGGGAGGTCCAGGAGAAGGAGCTGGCGACGGTGCGGCGGATCCTGTCCGCCCTCGAGGAGGGCAGGTCGGTCGCGTCCCTCGGGCTCTCCGCGGAGGAGAAGAAGCCCCTCCGCTCCTTCGGCCTGCTCACCGACAAGCCTCAGGTCGTGGTCCTGAACGCGCCGCAGGGCGAGGGCGTCCCGGATGCCCTGCGGGCGCTCGCGCCGGACGCGCTGGCCCTGGATGCCAAGCTCGAGCTCGAGCTTGTCCAGCTCGAGCCGGCCGAGCGCGAGGTCTTCATGGCCGACCTGGGCGTGGCCGAGCTCGGCCGCGCCCGGATCATCCGCGCCGCCTACGACGCGGTGGGCATCATCACGTTCTTCACCGCGGGCGAGCCCGAGGTCCGCGGCTGGAACCTCGAGCGCGGCGGGACCGCGGTGGACGCCGCCGGCAAGATCCACACCGACCTGGCCAAGGGCTTCGTCCGCGCCGAGGTCACGGCCTATGACGAGCTGGTGGCCGCCGGATCGATCAAGGAGGCGAAGAACCGCAAGATCCAGCGGCTCGAAGGGAAGGACTACATCGTCAAGGACGGCGACGTCGTCTACTTCCGCAGCGCGATCTGA
- a CDS encoding DUF58 domain-containing protein: MSIEERIRPAASRGLVGRVARGVAQALVPTERTIPTREGLLYCLVIALLLAAGWSQQVNLIMLVATLAAGPGLMSLIGGRAFLRRLSVVRRVPAYVFAGDPLAVDYTLENSRRWSAALAVFMEDLLVPVDRQAAGGAIAPKVFFPRVPADDRVRLRWAGPSPRRGRYRFRDLDLGTRAPFGLVERRVTIPLAEEIVVYPRIGRLTRRWFQLQRLANENRMGKRRDSSSQHEEYHGLRDYRDGDSPRWIHWRTSARRGELMVKEFEQQNEQELALLLDPWLPRTKVPPGLRDAMEEAISLAATVCVETCRRQGRRMVLGWTGATPGVCQGQGSVKLLHELLEQLAVMRPASEGSLAELIDALPPTTLRDSLLVIISTRPVQLAEEAERSSRLAGGAARNLLSRTIVLNAAQGEISDLMEDVRDGSRSLIENRLTSTEQERLDDQEDRRRAVAASPAGANGEMAAGGPSEGAVKA, translated from the coding sequence ATGAGCATCGAGGAGAGGATCCGCCCGGCCGCGTCCCGGGGCCTGGTGGGCCGCGTGGCGCGCGGCGTCGCCCAGGCGCTCGTCCCCACCGAGAGGACGATCCCGACGCGCGAGGGTCTGCTCTACTGCCTGGTCATCGCGCTCCTCCTGGCGGCGGGATGGAGCCAGCAGGTCAACCTGATCATGCTCGTCGCGACGCTTGCGGCCGGGCCGGGGCTGATGTCGCTGATCGGAGGGAGGGCGTTCCTGAGGAGGTTGAGCGTGGTCCGGCGTGTCCCGGCGTACGTCTTCGCCGGCGACCCCCTGGCCGTCGACTACACGCTGGAGAACAGCAGGAGGTGGTCGGCCGCCCTGGCCGTCTTCATGGAGGACCTGCTGGTCCCCGTCGATCGCCAGGCGGCCGGCGGGGCGATCGCCCCGAAGGTCTTCTTCCCTCGCGTGCCGGCCGATGACCGCGTCCGCCTGCGCTGGGCGGGCCCGTCGCCCCGGCGCGGGCGTTATCGCTTCCGCGACCTGGACCTGGGGACCCGCGCGCCTTTCGGCCTGGTCGAGCGGAGGGTGACCATCCCGCTCGCGGAGGAGATCGTCGTCTACCCGCGGATCGGCCGATTGACGCGGCGGTGGTTCCAGCTCCAGCGGCTGGCGAACGAGAACCGGATGGGCAAGCGGCGGGACAGCTCGTCGCAGCACGAGGAGTATCACGGGCTCCGCGATTACCGGGACGGCGACAGCCCGAGGTGGATCCACTGGCGGACCTCGGCCCGTCGTGGCGAGCTGATGGTCAAGGAGTTCGAGCAGCAGAACGAGCAGGAGCTGGCGCTGCTGCTGGACCCGTGGCTGCCGCGGACCAAGGTGCCGCCGGGGCTGCGGGACGCGATGGAGGAGGCGATCTCGCTGGCCGCCACGGTCTGCGTGGAGACCTGCCGCCGCCAGGGCCGTCGGATGGTGCTCGGCTGGACCGGCGCGACGCCCGGGGTCTGCCAGGGGCAGGGGTCGGTGAAGCTCCTGCACGAGCTCCTGGAGCAGCTCGCCGTGATGCGGCCGGCGAGCGAGGGGAGCCTGGCGGAGCTGATCGACGCGCTGCCGCCGACGACGCTGCGGGATTCGCTGCTCGTCATCATCTCGACGCGGCCGGTCCAGCTCGCCGAGGAGGCCGAACGCTCGTCGCGACTGGCGGGGGGGGCGGCCCGCAACCTGCTCTCGCGGACGATCGTCCTCAACGCCGCGCAGGGCGAGATCTCCGACCTCATGGAGGACGTGAGGGACGGTTCGCGCAGCCTGATCGAGAACCGCCTGACGAGCACCGAACAGGAGCGACTCGACGATCAGGAGGACCGTCGGCGGGCGGTCGCGGCCTCCCCGGCGGGGGCCAACGGGGAGATGGCGGCGGGCGGCCCGTCGGAAGGCGCGGTGAAGGCATGA